In Natrinema amylolyticum, the following are encoded in one genomic region:
- the phnG gene encoding phosphonate C-P lyase system protein PhnG produces MVDPHDRSDRFELIASCEGATLAQFANDVLEDDPPLSVRQEPRPQLLMQQVCDPVERRPFNLGEVLVTPAEVELEGTRGFAMVPGKGERAALSGAIVDAAVAAGHEETPAIVATLEDVAARQREQRRQDWAQSKHTAVEFETMEGQE; encoded by the coding sequence ATGGTTGATCCACACGATAGATCTGATCGGTTCGAGCTGATCGCCTCCTGCGAGGGGGCGACACTCGCTCAGTTCGCCAACGACGTGCTCGAAGATGACCCGCCGCTGTCGGTCCGTCAAGAACCGCGGCCACAGTTACTGATGCAACAGGTGTGTGACCCAGTCGAACGTCGTCCGTTCAACCTCGGCGAAGTTCTGGTGACACCCGCGGAGGTCGAACTCGAGGGGACACGCGGCTTTGCCATGGTGCCGGGCAAGGGCGAACGGGCCGCGCTCTCGGGCGCAATCGTCGACGCTGCTGTCGCCGCGGGCCACGAGGAGACACCTGCGATCGTCGCCACCCTAGAAGACGTGGCCGCCCGTCAGCGCGAACAGCGACGTCAGGACTGGGCCCAAAGCAAACACACAGCCGTCGAATTCGAGACGATGGAGGGCCAAGAGTGA
- a CDS encoding PhnD/SsuA/transferrin family substrate-binding protein: MLLTPGTPADARRRYKPVQNLLNGEVDGVDIEMQVPTDYSAIRPALESEQAEIGMDDITLLSKPDIMDVYGTTVTGGSAFYFSLMLVQPGSDIQERTDIEGKEWAFADRLSTSGSIFALYTLQEAGLDIGDAPKEDPVDFDATFTDHDQALQRLANGEAVGATTWGGNGIPHLPEGTEVPDRVDEKSSFLDTMGTETPQFEPIWWSFPIPKQPMYARSSWESDKKEEIGEVLRNSDQDLIEQYYPEDYDDEELPFTTLRDTSIEDYKPVIERMNTVGIDPAA; the protein is encoded by the coding sequence ATGCTACTGACACCGGGCACGCCGGCCGACGCCCGGCGGCGGTACAAGCCGGTCCAAAACCTCCTCAACGGCGAGGTCGACGGCGTCGACATCGAGATGCAGGTCCCGACAGACTACTCGGCGATCCGACCCGCCCTCGAAAGCGAGCAGGCCGAGATCGGGATGGACGACATCACGCTCCTCTCAAAGCCCGATATCATGGACGTTTACGGGACGACTGTGACGGGCGGTTCGGCGTTCTACTTCTCGCTAATGCTGGTCCAGCCGGGATCGGATATCCAGGAACGCACTGACATCGAAGGCAAGGAGTGGGCCTTCGCCGATCGGCTCTCGACCAGCGGATCCATCTTCGCGCTGTACACGCTCCAAGAAGCGGGACTCGACATTGGCGACGCGCCGAAGGAAGACCCCGTCGACTTCGACGCGACGTTCACCGACCACGATCAGGCGCTTCAGCGTCTCGCCAACGGCGAAGCCGTCGGCGCGACCACCTGGGGCGGCAACGGTATCCCGCACCTGCCCGAGGGAACCGAGGTTCCCGACCGCGTCGACGAAAAGAGCTCCTTCCTCGACACGATGGGCACCGAGACGCCCCAGTTCGAGCCGATCTGGTGGTCGTTCCCGATTCCGAAACAGCCGATGTATGCACGCAGTAGCTGGGAGTCCGATAAGAAAGAGGAGATCGGCGAGGTGCTGCGCAACTCCGATCAGGACCTGATCGAGCAATACTACCCCGAGGACTACGACGACGAGGAACTGCCGTTTACCACGCTGAGAGACACCTCGATCGAGGACTACAAGCCGGTCATCGAGCGTATGAACACCGTTGGTATCGATCCGGCGGCCTGA
- a CDS encoding phosphonate ABC transporter ATP-binding protein, with translation MSTLKVENLSKQYGDVTALEDVSFEIEDEFAVLLGESGAGKSTLLRCINGLTEPTEGSIYLDDEVISRSQTDIGMIFQQHNLVDGVSAYLNALTGSLNRVSMLKSMLQWQSREDKLRALEALETVGLLDESHQRVSQMSGGQQQRVGIARALVQDPRLLLADEPVASLDPSSAETVMGYLRKAAKQHDVTALVSLHQVNIAAHFGDRFIGLRDGQKLFDVRRDELTPELIDELYGSVETVGLAEQEDTVEDALDAIDDDSDDPDEGAVEGVQRGIEA, from the coding sequence ATGAGCACACTCAAAGTCGAGAACCTGTCGAAACAGTACGGGGACGTGACGGCTCTGGAAGACGTGTCCTTCGAGATAGAAGACGAGTTCGCCGTCCTGCTGGGCGAGTCCGGGGCTGGCAAGTCAACGCTACTGCGGTGTATCAATGGGCTGACCGAGCCGACCGAGGGGAGCATCTACCTTGACGACGAGGTGATCTCGAGATCGCAGACCGACATTGGTATGATCTTCCAGCAGCACAACCTCGTCGACGGTGTCTCGGCGTACCTCAACGCACTTACGGGCTCTCTCAACCGCGTCTCGATGCTCAAGAGTATGCTCCAGTGGCAGTCCCGCGAGGACAAACTCCGCGCGCTGGAGGCGCTCGAAACCGTCGGCCTCCTGGACGAGAGCCATCAACGGGTCTCCCAGATGTCTGGCGGCCAGCAGCAACGCGTCGGCATTGCCCGTGCGCTCGTTCAGGACCCGCGGTTGCTGCTGGCGGACGAGCCGGTTGCGAGCCTCGATCCCTCCAGCGCCGAGACGGTGATGGGGTATCTCCGGAAGGCTGCCAAGCAACACGACGTGACCGCGCTGGTGAGCCTCCACCAAGTCAACATCGCCGCTCACTTCGGCGACCGGTTCATCGGCCTTCGCGACGGCCAGAAACTGTTCGATGTCCGACGTGATGAACTCACGCCTGAACTGATCGACGAATTGTACGGGAGCGTCGAGACCGTCGGCTTAGCCGAGCAGGAGGATACTGTCGAGGACGCTCTCGATGCCATCGACGACGACTCCGACGACCCTGACGAGGGCGCGGTCGAAGGCGTCCAGCGAGGGATCGAAGCATGA
- the phnE gene encoding phosphonate ABC transporter, permease protein PhnE: protein MSTPPSEGESLAAYFGYEETGDSPAEQKLQDMKRRKTRRRLWTLAGLIATGLLFYASLRVIEFNLAELVGQLGQFYEALLEYFPPTTYFGIPFVDLGAYVSFIIEENLILTVEGGQIVWGAMFVTMAVAFAGTVLGLPLALFFGIMSSERVIPYPFNFVFRGTMSLIRAIPGLVWFLILIPLAGVTPFTGALAIMVDTTGYLGRLFTDELEEIEDGPIEGIRSTGANRSQIVSFGMLSQVFRQFIAWIAFDLEHNVRAAIGLGIIGAGGLGLELYIQRQTFNYTEMMACIILIFLLAGSVELVSQRVRSTLRDDDDVEKSGIIEAFANAPKNILASTMGRRGQ, encoded by the coding sequence ATGAGTACGCCGCCGTCCGAAGGAGAGTCTCTCGCGGCCTACTTTGGGTACGAGGAGACCGGCGACTCGCCGGCCGAACAGAAACTTCAGGATATGAAGCGCCGCAAGACTCGGCGGCGGCTCTGGACGCTAGCCGGGCTGATCGCTACTGGTCTGCTGTTCTACGCTAGCCTCCGCGTCATCGAGTTCAATCTCGCGGAACTGGTCGGCCAGCTCGGCCAGTTCTACGAGGCGCTGCTGGAGTACTTTCCGCCAACGACGTACTTCGGCATCCCATTTGTCGATCTGGGCGCCTACGTGAGCTTCATAATCGAAGAGAACCTGATCCTCACGGTCGAGGGAGGCCAGATCGTCTGGGGCGCGATGTTCGTCACGATGGCTGTGGCGTTCGCCGGGACAGTGCTAGGCCTGCCACTGGCGCTGTTTTTCGGCATTATGTCCAGCGAGCGGGTCATCCCATACCCGTTCAACTTCGTCTTCCGCGGGACGATGAGCCTCATCCGTGCCATCCCCGGGCTAGTGTGGTTTTTGATCCTGATTCCGCTCGCGGGCGTCACCCCCTTTACCGGCGCGCTGGCGATCATGGTCGACACCACGGGCTACTTGGGGCGGCTGTTCACCGACGAGCTCGAGGAGATCGAGGATGGCCCTATCGAGGGGATTCGCTCGACCGGGGCGAACCGATCACAGATCGTTTCCTTCGGCATGCTGAGCCAAGTGTTCCGGCAGTTCATCGCTTGGATCGCTTTCGACCTCGAACACAACGTTCGGGCCGCCATCGGCCTGGGGATCATCGGTGCCGGCGGCCTGGGGCTGGAGCTGTACATCCAGCGTCAGACGTTCAACTACACGGAGATGATGGCCTGTATCATCCTCATCTTCCTGCTGGCCGGCTCAGTCGAATTGGTCAGCCAGCGCGTCCGCTCAACCCTCCGCGATGACGACGATGTCGAGAAGTCGGGCATCATCGAGGCATTCGCCAACGCGCCGAAGAATATCCTCGCCTCGACGATGGGGCGACGCGGACAATGA
- a CDS encoding DapH/DapD/GlmU-related protein — protein sequence MTYYEEYGPDRTRTLGPEPTLHDPVSITESELGAWTEVRRHVRLNESVIGDYTYLMERVQLDYATVGKFGNVAADARLGPTNHPIDRPTAHHFTYRAAMYDLGSDDESIFEWRADQPVEVGHDAWIGHGAVVLPGVTIGNGAVVGAGAVVARDVPAYTIVAGVPAEPIRRRFPEDVAARIEATEWWHWDHTTLTERLDAFRDLETFLSRYAPAETDRATPD from the coding sequence ATGACCTACTACGAGGAGTACGGGCCGGACCGGACGCGCACGCTCGGGCCGGAACCGACGCTGCACGACCCCGTCTCGATCACCGAGAGCGAACTCGGTGCGTGGACCGAAGTCCGGCGGCACGTGCGACTCAACGAGTCGGTGATCGGTGACTACACCTATCTCATGGAGCGTGTCCAACTCGATTACGCCACCGTCGGGAAGTTCGGCAACGTCGCGGCCGACGCTAGGCTCGGCCCGACGAACCATCCGATCGACCGCCCGACGGCCCACCACTTCACCTACCGGGCGGCGATGTACGACCTCGGCAGCGACGACGAGTCTATCTTCGAGTGGCGGGCCGATCAGCCGGTTGAGGTCGGTCACGACGCCTGGATCGGGCACGGCGCGGTCGTCCTACCCGGGGTCACTATCGGTAACGGTGCGGTCGTTGGTGCTGGTGCCGTTGTCGCCAGGGACGTCCCCGCATATACTATCGTCGCTGGGGTCCCTGCCGAACCGATCCGCCGGCGGTTCCCCGAGGACGTGGCCGCTCGCATCGAGGCGACCGAGTGGTGGCACTGGGACCACACGACGCTGACTGAGCGACTCGACGCGTTCCGTGATCTGGAGACCTTTCTCTCGAGATACGCGCCTGCAGAGACCGATCGGGCAACCCCGGATTGA
- a CDS encoding PhoU family transcriptional regulator — protein sequence MSRRTWQRPLGAGGRDATRAQVVEAIDRTAPETKEELACTVGISEQYLSELLQELKAADVVRKGYVVDDSALYDNSRHISKLYGSNTSVAEIVSNEEIDDHGTEVLELLDRLESVTTRQYDAARAAFLGESVEHSAKTLESLTNERYSAVLAELKSYTLTTDWPGNRVAADLSTIATNLEIVGDRACFIADVADREGTDANGTVGERMADIFASGARINEYFSRILFDCDLAVHRQLRDEEETVHRDLDELFELVTAYDPDMYGHLVTVTRALERAIYYWVDAAELAVQIHSGLQPDHVEI from the coding sequence ATGTCCCGTCGAACATGGCAACGCCCGCTCGGAGCGGGCGGCCGTGACGCGACGCGTGCCCAGGTCGTCGAAGCGATCGACAGGACCGCACCCGAGACCAAAGAGGAACTGGCATGCACGGTCGGCATCTCCGAACAGTACCTCTCGGAGCTGCTGCAGGAGCTCAAGGCCGCGGACGTAGTACGCAAAGGCTACGTCGTCGACGATTCGGCCCTGTACGACAATTCGAGACATATCTCGAAGCTATATGGCTCTAATACCAGCGTCGCGGAGATCGTCTCGAACGAGGAGATCGATGATCATGGAACGGAGGTACTGGAACTGCTTGACCGCCTAGAGTCAGTGACCACGCGCCAGTACGATGCCGCCCGCGCGGCGTTTCTCGGCGAGAGCGTTGAGCACTCGGCAAAGACCCTGGAGTCGCTCACCAATGAGCGCTACTCGGCGGTCCTCGCGGAATTGAAGTCGTACACGTTGACGACCGACTGGCCGGGCAACCGCGTCGCAGCGGACCTGTCGACCATCGCGACGAACCTCGAGATCGTCGGGGATCGGGCCTGCTTCATCGCCGATGTCGCCGACCGCGAGGGCACCGACGCGAACGGGACCGTTGGCGAGCGCATGGCTGACATCTTCGCCTCAGGTGCGCGGATCAACGAGTACTTCTCGCGGATCCTGTTCGACTGTGACCTCGCGGTCCACCGACAGCTCCGCGATGAGGAGGAGACCGTCCACCGAGACTTAGACGAACTGTTCGAGCTCGTGACGGCGTACGATCCGGACATGTACGGCCATCTGGTGACGGTTACACGGGCGCTCGAGCGAGCGATCTACTACTGGGTCGACGCTGCGGAGCTGGCGGTGCAAATCCACTCCGGCCTCCAGCCGGATCACGTCGAGATTTGA
- a CDS encoding phosphate signaling complex PhoU family protein, which yields METRKVQLSGGTTYTISLPKSWAQEHGIDAGSALSLYPNGDGSLLVEAESDRTTETRSTIVDVSTDSDSAIRQWIHALHAVGFDTVTLVDRTGHSTERREIVEDTVANLSGFELLEAGDTKIRLTNLIDAENVDIRKSTLRLRLVMLGMHRDAVSAVLTDDETLAQRVIDRDNEADKLFAMVTRHFRRALTNLHEVEKLEYTRDELFEYYYVSRQFERIADHAEKIARFTFDPEVTIPANFEDRIDSLASSSRQIINTAADVILADAGVKGAQTALTERDELTADLSALDRDLYAHDDPAEAYVVGLLLNSIRRTGEYGANIAGIAIQQCARECECLD from the coding sequence ATGGAGACACGGAAAGTCCAGCTCTCTGGGGGAACGACGTACACGATCTCGCTTCCGAAGTCATGGGCACAGGAACACGGTATCGACGCCGGGTCGGCGCTCTCGCTGTATCCCAACGGCGACGGTTCGCTATTGGTCGAGGCGGAGTCCGACCGGACGACAGAGACGCGGTCGACGATCGTGGACGTCTCGACCGACTCGGACAGCGCCATCAGACAGTGGATTCACGCGCTTCACGCCGTCGGCTTCGATACGGTGACGCTGGTCGACAGGACGGGCCACTCTACTGAGCGCCGTGAGATCGTTGAGGACACAGTCGCGAACCTCTCCGGATTCGAGTTGTTAGAGGCCGGCGACACAAAGATCCGGCTGACGAATCTCATCGACGCCGAGAACGTCGACATACGCAAGTCGACGTTGCGCCTCCGACTCGTGATGCTCGGAATGCACCGTGACGCGGTGAGTGCCGTCCTGACCGACGACGAGACGCTGGCGCAGCGCGTCATCGACCGCGACAACGAGGCCGACAAGTTGTTCGCGATGGTGACCCGCCACTTCCGGCGGGCGCTGACGAACCTCCATGAGGTCGAGAAACTCGAGTACACCCGGGACGAACTGTTCGAATACTACTACGTCAGTCGGCAGTTCGAGCGTATCGCCGATCACGCCGAGAAGATCGCTCGCTTCACCTTTGACCCCGAGGTCACGATACCGGCGAATTTCGAGGATCGGATCGATTCGCTGGCCTCGAGTTCCAGACAGATCATCAACACCGCTGCGGACGTGATTCTCGCCGACGCCGGAGTCAAGGGAGCGCAAACGGCGCTCACCGAACGGGACGAACTGACGGCAGACCTCAGTGCGCTCGATCGGGATCTCTACGCCCATGACGATCCCGCCGAGGCCTACGTAGTCGGTCTGCTGCTCAACAGTATCCGCCGAACGGGCGAGTACGGCGCGAACATCGCTGGCATTGCTATCCAGCAATGCGCCCGTGAGTGTGAGTGTCTCGATTGA
- a CDS encoding transcription initiation factor IIB gives MTIADSDSGRFDRETSTERTTLCPECSGSLITITHETQCRECGLIVEEDLLDYGPDWFTSTDGTSQRRTGAPLTAGRHDRGLSTEIGWRTDARGNPIPGRKRRQLSRLRRQHRRSQWRSKRERNLADGLGEVRRLASVLELSTSLRDQACTLFRRAQDRNLCSGRSLEGIAAASVYVVCRCNRLGRTRDEIAAGAQCSRAQLECAYTAINTELDLPIPTSRPQDILPRLATELDVPCEVRYRALELADLAEEAGFTIGRHPHGFAAACLYSATQETGYRLTQQAIADVAGTSTTTLRSHRNGFVETFAEKHDD, from the coding sequence ATGACTATAGCAGATTCGGATAGCGGTCGATTTGATCGAGAGACGAGTACAGAACGGACGACATTGTGTCCGGAGTGCAGTGGCTCCCTCATTACGATAACGCACGAAACGCAGTGTCGGGAGTGCGGGCTGATCGTCGAGGAAGACCTGCTTGATTACGGTCCCGACTGGTTCACATCTACAGATGGGACGAGCCAACGACGAACGGGTGCACCGCTCACTGCGGGTCGCCACGATCGCGGCCTTTCGACCGAGATCGGCTGGCGGACCGATGCACGAGGGAATCCGATTCCCGGGCGAAAGCGTCGTCAACTCAGTCGGCTCCGTCGTCAACACCGACGCAGTCAATGGCGTTCGAAACGCGAACGGAACCTGGCAGACGGCCTCGGCGAAGTACGCCGACTCGCGAGCGTTCTCGAGCTATCGACGTCGCTTCGAGATCAGGCGTGTACGCTGTTTCGGCGCGCCCAGGATCGGAACCTCTGTTCGGGGCGATCACTCGAGGGAATCGCAGCTGCGAGCGTGTACGTCGTCTGTCGGTGCAACAGACTCGGACGAACACGCGACGAGATCGCCGCTGGGGCGCAATGCTCTCGAGCGCAATTGGAGTGTGCATACACCGCCATAAATACCGAACTGGATTTGCCGATCCCCACCTCGCGACCGCAGGACATCCTTCCCCGTCTCGCAACTGAGCTCGACGTGCCATGCGAGGTGCGATACCGAGCGCTCGAGTTGGCTGATCTGGCAGAGGAAGCAGGATTTACGATCGGCAGACATCCGCATGGATTCGCCGCAGCGTGTCTCTATAGCGCGACGCAAGAAACCGGCTATCGGCTCACTCAGCAAGCAATCGCTGATGTAGCGGGGACGTCCACGACAACGCTTCGAAGTCATCGAAACGGCTTTGTTGAAACCTTTGCTGAGAAACATGACGATTGA
- a CDS encoding HalOD1 output domain-containing protein, whose product MSDRNLLLEIVDALEAQGLDRDAYQLHRVIDIEALEQLVDSASDDLEVRFAVGAFCVLVTRTEVRVIARS is encoded by the coding sequence ATGAGTGATCGAAACCTCCTCCTCGAGATCGTCGACGCGCTCGAAGCGCAGGGACTCGATCGTGACGCGTACCAACTGCATCGAGTGATCGATATCGAAGCGCTCGAGCAACTCGTCGACTCGGCGAGCGATGACCTCGAGGTCAGATTCGCAGTCGGAGCGTTTTGCGTCCTCGTCACGCGAACCGAGGTGCGTGTTATCGCTCGATCGTAG
- a CDS encoding ArdC-like ssDNA-binding domain-containing protein: MSTSSCPRETFDDSSTRNDEMHSTIETWLEELVGEVDDAVSSEQFREWLNVQSEFHDYSPRNTLLIKLQCPHATRIAGYRTWQNEFDRHVTEGEKAIWIWAPIIASKCPECGNSLSYHDRSECEYDETDPSEWKNGLVGFRPAPVFDISQTEGESLPELETEAIGEGDEVASHLLEGAPSLEVDVVVIPLAEWPHGNARGVCQYRAPAERPLVKVRDRENSADLAVTLIHEYAHALLHGDTGDETDRSERELEAEAVGYIVGQYFGLDTSGSAFYLAAWRGDEPEAIFERLDRISSTAERIIGVVDEVSEDE; this comes from the coding sequence ATGAGCACGAGTAGTTGCCCCCGGGAAACGTTCGACGATTCGAGCACCCGGAACGACGAGATGCACAGTACGATCGAAACGTGGCTCGAGGAACTCGTCGGGGAGGTCGACGACGCCGTCTCGAGCGAGCAGTTCAGAGAGTGGCTCAACGTCCAGAGCGAGTTCCACGACTATTCCCCTCGGAACACGCTGTTGATCAAACTCCAGTGTCCGCACGCGACTCGTATCGCCGGCTATCGAACGTGGCAAAACGAGTTCGATCGGCACGTGACAGAAGGCGAGAAAGCGATCTGGATCTGGGCTCCGATCATCGCGAGCAAATGCCCCGAGTGCGGTAACTCGTTGTCGTACCACGATCGAAGCGAGTGTGAGTACGACGAGACCGATCCAAGCGAATGGAAGAACGGACTCGTTGGCTTTCGGCCAGCACCAGTGTTCGATATCTCGCAGACGGAAGGCGAGTCACTACCTGAACTCGAGACCGAAGCGATCGGAGAGGGCGACGAGGTGGCGTCACACCTCCTCGAGGGAGCGCCATCGCTCGAGGTGGACGTCGTGGTCATTCCTCTCGCGGAATGGCCTCACGGCAATGCCAGGGGCGTCTGTCAGTATCGTGCCCCTGCGGAACGACCACTGGTGAAGGTTCGGGACCGAGAGAACAGCGCCGATCTCGCTGTGACGCTCATCCACGAGTACGCCCACGCACTGTTGCACGGTGACACTGGGGACGAGACCGACCGTTCGGAACGAGAACTGGAGGCCGAAGCAGTCGGCTACATCGTTGGACAGTACTTCGGACTCGATACGAGCGGCTCTGCGTTCTATCTCGCTGCCTGGCGAGGCGACGAGCCAGAGGCCATCTTCGAACGTCTCGATCGGATCAGTTCGACGGCTGAGAGGATTATCGGCGTCGTCGACGAGGTGAGCGAGGATGAGTGA
- a CDS encoding DNA-binding protein — MSSRKSISKVVSVDEQAYEQDGAREEHPDIVDETPEFRATVEMEIQAKVDANHPDGIFDTSDDRIYGATLAQEERIRAREEELERISEQAAVGRQEGRAERTRAAVKEACQDRRTNVRDDPREKLERTVVGEINRQAQRLAKDVTGGYTRAVIAKRIASRVLEGGELFEAVMATKEEMEHEAGTIVPIGRLEEIRRGEVSVDGRVIELWEPSSTSIQQVGLIEDETGRTKFTIWSKSRQTMVCKGERVRFRAAAKNWYNGRCSIALTRWSEIVFPERGQWWE; from the coding sequence ATGTCTAGTAGGAAGTCGATTAGCAAGGTCGTTTCGGTCGATGAACAAGCATACGAACAAGATGGCGCTCGAGAAGAGCATCCGGATATCGTCGATGAGACGCCGGAGTTCCGGGCTACGGTGGAGATGGAGATTCAGGCGAAGGTAGATGCGAACCACCCAGACGGAATCTTCGACACGAGCGACGATCGGATCTACGGCGCAACTCTGGCCCAGGAAGAACGCATTCGAGCCAGAGAGGAAGAACTCGAGCGAATCAGTGAACAGGCGGCAGTCGGTCGACAGGAGGGGCGTGCGGAACGAACGAGAGCGGCGGTCAAGGAGGCATGTCAGGACCGGCGGACGAACGTGCGAGACGATCCCCGTGAGAAACTCGAGCGAACGGTGGTGGGAGAGATCAATCGACAGGCACAGCGGTTGGCCAAGGACGTCACCGGTGGCTACACCCGAGCGGTCATCGCGAAGCGGATCGCGAGTCGAGTTCTCGAGGGCGGAGAGCTGTTCGAGGCGGTGATGGCGACGAAAGAAGAAATGGAACACGAAGCAGGGACGATCGTGCCGATCGGGAGGCTCGAGGAGATCAGGCGGGGAGAGGTCAGTGTGGACGGTCGCGTGATCGAGCTGTGGGAACCCTCGAGTACGAGTATCCAACAGGTGGGGTTGATCGAAGACGAAACGGGACGAACGAAGTTCACTATCTGGTCGAAGAGCCGGCAGACGATGGTCTGTAAGGGTGAGCGGGTGCGATTCAGGGCGGCTGCGAAGAACTGGTACAATGGACGGTGTTCGATCGCGCTGACTCGATGGTCGGAGATCGTGTTTCCAGAGCGCGGTCAGTGGTGGGAGTAG